From the Carya illinoinensis cultivar Pawnee chromosome 4, C.illinoinensisPawnee_v1, whole genome shotgun sequence genome, one window contains:
- the LOC122306435 gene encoding uncharacterized protein LOC122306435, whose product MKILSWNCRGLGNPRTVQDLCLIVKEKKPNIVFLMETKLISVKTEWLKSRVGFQNCFVVDPMGLGGGLILFWDMEVELEVYNYSQRHINSWITDRDSKFSWLLTGFYGHPEVHKRQETWRMLESFKPSKEEGWCVLGDFNEIVMDAEKEGGRPRKESQMDSFREALEVCELHDVGWRGNRFTWSNKHSDETFTKERLDRAVVNSSWNDTYAGRELEILVSRCSDHKPILLCCKKPTSLERLNSMGFKYEASWALEEGCRNVIEAEWKKGVEMRNTGLRIQSLLEKCSVALRKWNRHLIKDRGKAILEKTASLKQL is encoded by the coding sequence ATGAAAATtctaagttggaactgccgagggcttgggaaccctcggacagttcaggaCCTTTGCTTAAtagtgaaggaaaagaagcccAACATTGTCTTCTTAATGGAGACAAAATTGATTAGTGTTAAAACTGAATGGTTGAAAAGTAGGGTGGGATTTCAGAATTGCTTTGTGGTGGACCCAATGGGGTTAGGGGGAGGTTTGATCCTGTTTTGGGACATGGAGGTGGAGCTGGAGGTGTATAACTACTCTCAGAGACACATCAATTCATGGATTACTGACAGAGATTCTAAGTTTAGCTGGCTTCTCACTGGCTTTTATGGTCATCCCGAGGTGCATAAAAGGCAGGAGACATGGAGAATGTTGGAATCTTTTAAGCCTTCAAAAGAGGAAGGTTGGTGTGTCctgggagatttcaatgaaattgttATGGATGCTGAAAAGGAAGGGGGAAGGCCACGGAAGGAGTCTCAAATGGATTCTTTTAGAGAGGCTCTTGAAGTGTGTGAGTTGCATGATGTGGGGTGGAGGGGAAATAGATTCACATGGAGTAATAAACACAGTGATGAGACCTTCACTAAGGAACGGCTAGATAGAGCAGTGGTTAATTCTAGTTGGAATGATACATATGCTGGCAGGGAACTTGAAATCCTGGTCTCAAGATGTTCTGACCATAAACCTATCCTTCTTTGCTGTAAAAAACCTACAAGTCTTGAAAGACTCAATAGTATGGGCTTTAAATATGAAGCATCATGGGCTCTTGAGGAGGGGTGTAGGAATGTCATTGAAGCAGAATGGAAGAAGGGTGTGGAAATGAGAAACACGGGGCTGAGGATACAGAGTTTACTTGAAAAATGTAGTGTGGCCTTGAGGAAATGGAATAGACACCTGATTAAAGATAGAGGGAAGGCAATACTTGAGAAGACTGCAAGCCTCAAACAGCTTTAG